One window of the Mixophyes fleayi isolate aMixFle1 chromosome 6, aMixFle1.hap1, whole genome shotgun sequence genome contains the following:
- the LOC142160822 gene encoding tumor protein p63-regulated gene 1-like protein, protein MDKEKSITPETASPADSADPKSTLSALYTKEPRASFTPQNIDIDRKPNLSKEDFFIFRPSVAQQAIQQIQSHLSQDEDGNLQSSWILAQISHWGTEREVLAFLCDKSLLICYYDFVELGSSRVFRIPLNYIDTVTWGPLSYPRMALNKRDAQALQVKWDKLRDPPSLLSWWNPWTEDLSYINLIQHPGDTTEKYLKEMCQMDKFMENLVEMVKLAHERSPLPGRANGLLVLNRPVNIDTSLGLFSLLNSKVQLGYAKPRWGFGF, encoded by the exons ATGGACAAAGAAAAATCAATAACCCCAGAGACCGCATCACCGGCTGACAGCGCAGACCCCAAATCAACGCTGAGCGCCCTATATACCAAGGAGCCTCGAGCATCCTTCACTCCCCAAAACATTGATATAGACCGAAAGCCGAACCTCTCCAAAGAGGATTTCTTCATATTCCGG CCGTCGGTGGCCCAGCAGGCTATACAGCAAATTCAAAGCCACCTATCTCAGGACGAGGACGGGAACCTGCAGAGCTCCTGGATCCTGGCACA GATCAGTCACTGGGGTACAGAGCGTGAGGTCCTGGCATTTCTGTGCGATAAATCCCTACTGATCTGTTACTATGATTTTGTGGAGCTCGGTAGCTCGCGAGTGTTTCGGATACCTCTGAATTACATCGACACGGTGACCTGGGGACCTCTGTCGTATCCTCGGATGGCTCTCAACAA acggGATGCACAAGCTCTCCAGGTGAAGTGGGACAAGCTTCGAGATCCTCCATCGTTACTCTCATGGTGGAACCCTTGGACAGAAGATCTCTCCTACATCAACCTGATCCAACACCCAGGAGACACCACAGAGAAATATCTGAAAGAGATGTGCCAG ATGGATAAGTTCATGGAAAATTTGGTGGAAATGGTGAAGTTGGCGCATGAGCGCAGCCCTCTCCCTGGTCGAGCCAACGGGCTACTGGTCCTAAACAGGCCGGTGAATATAGATACGTCTCTGGGACTTTTCTCTTTACTCAACAGCAAGGTCCAGCTGGGATACGCCAAGCCTAGGTGGGGTTTTGGATTTTGA